The Methanococcoides methylutens MM1 genome has a window encoding:
- the gatB gene encoding Asp-tRNA(Asn)/Glu-tRNA(Gln) amidotransferase subunit GatB, producing the protein MVYDNPDGVRIGLEVHVQLNKLNTKLFCGCSTDYHDSEPNTHVCPVCLGLPGALPVINEKAVEYAMKIGLALGCDIVEQTQFHRKNYYYPDLPKGFQTTQYDFPIAGEGKVVIEGEDGEHVVRITRAHMEEDPGRLMHMGTIEKSKGTLINYNRSGMTLIEIVSEPDMRSPKEARRYLDKLRSILDYLDVFNGDLEGAMRVDANVSVFMGERVEVKNISSFKGAERALLYEIMRQKNLIRRGGEITLETRHFDEARGVTLSMRTKEEEHDYRYFPEPDLVPMRVADRVPAVAATLPELPDGKRNRFLEEYDMTDMHAKALTSDQDIAYFYEAVAQNENIDSKDAAVWVADIFKGEWNYRDLAIHGRTFDPENPYSSVRLSGANRKDPEVTSYISSDDLVYIIESVNNGEISDNSGVEVIRIILDEGGSAHKVIDDKGLRKVEDNIVATAVSEAIAENDEAVQDYLGGTEKSLNFLVGQVMKKTKGRADARQARELLIAALKD; encoded by the coding sequence ATGGTATACGATAATCCAGATGGTGTAAGGATTGGACTTGAGGTCCACGTTCAGTTGAACAAGCTCAACACAAAGCTTTTCTGTGGATGTTCCACGGATTACCATGATTCTGAACCGAACACTCACGTGTGTCCTGTGTGTCTGGGGTTGCCCGGCGCATTGCCAGTTATCAATGAAAAGGCTGTGGAGTATGCAATGAAGATCGGACTTGCACTTGGCTGTGACATTGTTGAACAGACCCAGTTCCATAGGAAGAATTACTATTATCCTGATCTTCCAAAAGGGTTCCAGACCACACAGTACGATTTTCCAATAGCTGGTGAAGGAAAGGTCGTTATTGAGGGCGAGGACGGGGAGCATGTGGTAAGGATCACACGTGCGCATATGGAAGAGGACCCTGGTCGTCTGATGCACATGGGAACCATTGAGAAATCAAAGGGTACCCTTATCAATTACAACCGTTCCGGAATGACACTTATCGAAATTGTCAGTGAACCGGATATGAGAAGTCCAAAGGAAGCAAGGAGATATCTGGACAAGCTCAGGAGTATTCTTGATTATCTTGATGTTTTTAATGGTGATCTTGAGGGCGCTATGAGGGTGGATGCTAATGTTTCTGTCTTTATGGGGGAGCGCGTTGAGGTCAAGAATATTTCCTCTTTTAAGGGAGCTGAGCGAGCTCTGCTCTATGAAATAATGAGGCAGAAGAATCTGATCCGCCGTGGTGGAGAGATCACTCTGGAAACCCGGCATTTTGACGAGGCAAGGGGAGTTACTCTTTCTATGCGTACAAAGGAAGAGGAGCATGATTATCGCTATTTCCCGGAACCTGATCTTGTGCCGATGAGGGTTGCAGACCGGGTGCCTGCTGTTGCAGCAACGTTGCCGGAACTTCCTGATGGAAAACGTAATAGATTCCTTGAAGAATATGATATGACGGATATGCATGCAAAGGCATTGACATCTGATCAAGATATTGCATATTTCTATGAAGCTGTTGCGCAGAATGAAAATATTGATTCAAAGGATGCTGCTGTATGGGTTGCTGACATTTTCAAAGGTGAATGGAACTATCGTGATTTGGCAATTCATGGCAGAACATTTGATCCTGAAAATCCATATAGTTCGGTCAGACTATCAGGTGCAAATCGCAAAGATCCTGAGGTCACGTCGTACATTAGTTCAGATGATCTGGTATACATCATTGAATCTGTAAATAATGGGGAGATCAGTGACAATAGTGGTGTTGAGGTCATTCGTATCATCCTGGATGAAGGTGGAAGTGCTCATAAGGTCATTGATGACAAGGGACTTCGTAAGGTCGAGGATAACATTGTTGCAACGGCGGTTTCCGAAGCTATTGCAGAGAACGATGAGGCTGTTCAGGACTACCTTGGAGGAACTGAGAAATCCCTCAATTTCCTTGTAGGCCAGGTCATGAAGAAGACAAAGGGTCGTGCAGATGCACGTCAGGCCCGTGAGCTGCTTATTGCTGCTCTTAAGGACTAA
- the gatA gene encoding Asp-tRNA(Asn)/Glu-tRNA(Gln) amidotransferase subunit GatA: protein MAEWLSISDVKKKISETSAEEVTAAYLETIAKSSINGYTCTYDGAIEMAKEADKGEGEGLLAGVPIAIKDNISTKGLSTTCSSKILEGYVPPYDAHVIERLKAEGAVILGKTNMDEFAMGTSTESSCYGVTLNPWDTERVPGGSSGGSAAVVAAGEAPISLGSDTGGSVRCPAAFCGVVGLKPTYGAVSRFGLISYANSLEQIGPMATCVEDIATVMDVIGGHDPRDSTSIDREVNYRDALVDDVKGLKIGVPDEYFGEGVDEGVEKAVWDAIGKYEEMGATWEKVSMPHTKYALAAYYTIAMSEASSNLARFDGTRYGPRHDGENWHVMASRTRAECFGKEVQRRVLLGTYALSAGYQDKYYLKALKVRTLVKQDFEKALSNVDVLMGPTMPMPAFKIGEKVEDPLSLYLSDVNTVPMNLSGVPCISVPCGLSDGLPVGLQIIGKQYDEATIMRAAYAFEQNTDHNKARPAEVI from the coding sequence ATGGCTGAATGGCTGAGCATATCTGATGTTAAAAAGAAGATCTCTGAAACCTCTGCAGAAGAGGTTACCGCTGCTTATCTTGAAACGATTGCAAAGAGCAGTATCAATGGTTACACATGCACCTATGACGGTGCTATTGAGATGGCAAAGGAAGCCGACAAGGGTGAGGGTGAAGGACTTCTTGCCGGTGTACCTATCGCTATCAAGGACAATATTTCCACAAAGGGACTTTCCACAACCTGCAGTTCAAAGATACTGGAAGGCTATGTCCCTCCCTATGATGCACATGTTATCGAGCGCTTAAAGGCAGAAGGAGCCGTCATACTCGGCAAGACCAACATGGACGAGTTCGCAATGGGCACATCCACAGAATCAAGCTGTTATGGTGTCACACTGAACCCATGGGACACTGAAAGAGTACCAGGAGGTTCATCCGGTGGCAGTGCTGCTGTTGTGGCAGCAGGCGAGGCACCAATTTCACTTGGTTCTGACACAGGCGGTTCTGTCCGCTGTCCTGCCGCATTCTGCGGTGTCGTGGGACTCAAGCCAACATACGGAGCTGTTTCCCGTTTCGGTCTGATCTCCTATGCTAATTCCCTTGAGCAGATCGGTCCTATGGCAACATGTGTAGAGGACATTGCCACTGTAATGGATGTCATAGGAGGACACGACCCCCGTGACAGCACTTCCATTGACAGGGAGGTAAACTATCGCGATGCACTTGTGGACGATGTAAAGGGCCTGAAGATCGGAGTTCCGGACGAGTACTTCGGTGAAGGTGTGGACGAAGGTGTCGAGAAGGCAGTCTGGGATGCCATCGGCAAGTATGAGGAAATGGGTGCAACATGGGAGAAAGTTTCCATGCCCCATACAAAATATGCTCTTGCAGCTTACTATACCATTGCAATGAGCGAGGCATCATCCAACCTTGCAAGGTTCGATGGTACTCGCTACGGTCCAAGACATGATGGTGAGAACTGGCATGTAATGGCATCAAGGACACGTGCCGAATGCTTCGGTAAGGAAGTGCAGCGCAGGGTGCTGCTTGGAACATATGCTCTCTCTGCCGGATACCAGGACAAGTACTATCTCAAGGCACTGAAGGTACGCACCCTTGTCAAACAGGATTTCGAGAAGGCATTATCCAATGTGGACGTCCTGATGGGACCAACAATGCCAATGCCTGCGTTCAAGATCGGTGAGAAGGTAGAGGATCCATTGTCCCTGTACCTGAGCGATGTAAACACTGTTCCGATGAACCTTTCCGGAGTTCCATGCATATCAGTGCCATGCGGACTTTCCGATGGTTTGCCTGTGGGATTGCAGATCATAGGAAAACAGTACGATGAAGCTACTATCATGCGTGCAGCATATGCGTTCGAACAAAATACCGATCACAATAAAGCACGTCCTGCAGAGGTGATCTAA
- the gatC gene encoding Asp-tRNA(Asn)/Glu-tRNA(Gln) amidotransferase subunit GatC encodes MITKDEVEHVGWLARIEIDDADAEDYAVKLSSVLDYFGQLDEVDTEGVEPTYHVADIMNVFREDVVTPSLDQEDVLANTASEKDGYIKAPRII; translated from the coding sequence ATGATCACAAAAGACGAGGTAGAACACGTAGGATGGCTCGCCCGCATCGAGATCGATGATGCGGATGCTGAGGACTACGCTGTGAAGTTAAGTTCTGTACTGGATTATTTCGGTCAGCTGGATGAGGTGGACACCGAGGGTGTCGAGCCTACCTATCATGTGGCAGATATCATGAACGTCTTCAGGGAAGACGTTGTCACTCCATCCCTTGACCAGGAAGATGTGCTTGCGAACACTGCATCCGAGAAGGATGGCTACATCAAGGCACCGAGGATCATTTGA
- a CDS encoding pyridoxamine 5'-phosphate oxidase family protein, with translation MVTLTDEMKEAIGTIQVFPVATASKEGIPNVVPIGFVSLVDDSTIWIADNFMKKSLSNVMENPKVSIYIWGPKTKGSFQIKGDVELKTSGPDFEKMQEIVHSKMAQAPAKSLLVMKITDVYDCSPGPNAGEKLL, from the coding sequence ATGGTAACACTTACAGATGAAATGAAAGAAGCTATCGGCACAATACAGGTTTTCCCTGTTGCAACTGCATCAAAAGAGGGCATTCCGAACGTTGTACCAATTGGTTTTGTCTCATTGGTCGATGACAGTACTATATGGATAGCGGACAACTTCATGAAAAAGAGTCTCTCCAACGTAATGGAGAACCCGAAGGTCTCTATCTATATTTGGGGACCAAAGACAAAAGGCTCTTTCCAGATCAAAGGTGATGTCGAGTTAAAGACCAGTGGACCGGATTTCGAGAAGATGCAGGAGATCGTCCATTCCAAGATGGCACAGGCACCTGCAAAAAGCCTTCTTGTGATGAAGATAACAGATGTCTATGACTGTTCTCCGGGTCCTAATGCAGGAGAAAAGCTGCTTTAA
- a CDS encoding winged helix-turn-helix domain-containing protein, which produces MTEQKLIAEDITLLHEEISGLRSELNRFRGEVAGSRTNSLLNELRNQCAVEMVNGSLENAYEIIGNEEKECPMQTKCIPHLVHFFEELVDHTRNGQITVENIEKIRQDFEKIREMAPYDHCSNCIQKTEGYFDQQVRMLQTIGVYQNESNVQLQVRDIQEEQISSLIGDPLSSSVRVRILKALYEEGKTFTELSKLTDLRGGNLLFHLEKLQSKGMIRQRGERGEYQISLQGYEALNAMAVLVEKLGVDYSKKGSI; this is translated from the coding sequence ATGACCGAACAGAAACTGATAGCAGAAGATATTACCCTACTCCATGAGGAAATTTCCGGGCTTCGCAGTGAGCTGAACCGTTTCAGGGGTGAAGTTGCAGGGAGCCGGACCAATTCGTTGCTCAATGAACTAAGGAACCAGTGTGCTGTGGAAATGGTCAACGGCTCCCTGGAGAATGCCTATGAGATCATAGGGAACGAAGAGAAGGAATGCCCCATGCAGACAAAATGTATTCCACATTTAGTTCATTTTTTTGAGGAGCTTGTAGACCATACCAGAAATGGCCAGATCACCGTGGAAAACATCGAAAAGATTCGCCAGGACTTTGAAAAAATAAGAGAAATGGCACCATACGACCATTGCTCCAACTGTATACAGAAGACTGAAGGATATTTCGACCAGCAGGTAAGGATGCTTCAGACAATAGGGGTTTACCAGAATGAGAGCAACGTGCAATTACAGGTACGGGACATTCAGGAAGAACAGATCTCCAGCCTGATCGGGGACCCTCTGAGCAGTTCAGTGCGTGTCCGGATCCTGAAGGCATTGTATGAGGAAGGAAAGACATTTACCGAACTCTCAAAGCTCACAGACCTCCGCGGCGGTAACCTCCTCTTCCATCTGGAAAAACTCCAGAGCAAGGGAATGATCAGACAACGTGGTGAAAGAGGTGAATACCAGATCAGTTTGCAGGGTTATGAAGCTCTAAATGCCATGGCCGTGCTTGTGGAGAAGTTAGGTGTAGACTACAGCAAGAAAGGATCTATCTGA
- a CDS encoding EamA family transporter — protein sequence MIGTNTMVSPEILIIFFGLAAAATWGAADFSGGFATRRASVYSVVIITQAVGLVVLPLLAVYFSEDLPPMSGMFWGVVAGISGSAGLLLLYHALSKGKMGVVAPISAVVTVALPVVYGSINEGLPAGYQIAGFVLAIGAMWLISNTGEKGEIKKQDVVYPLLAGVGFGIFYISVDLFSESAVFWPLTIAKVSSIVMILGFALLRKSASLPSKSVLPVIILAGIFDASGNLFFALASQVGRLDIATVMASLYPGSTVLLAWIILKERLSSIQWLGVVLALAAIALIAL from the coding sequence ATGATCGGAACAAACACTATGGTCTCCCCTGAAATTCTTATCATCTTTTTCGGTCTTGCAGCAGCTGCTACCTGGGGTGCTGCGGATTTTTCAGGAGGTTTTGCGACAAGACGTGCCAGCGTCTACTCGGTTGTCATAATCACGCAGGCTGTGGGTCTTGTTGTCCTTCCGCTTCTTGCGGTGTATTTCTCGGAAGATCTCCCTCCCATGAGCGGCATGTTCTGGGGAGTTGTTGCAGGTATTTCTGGAAGTGCAGGTCTTTTGCTATTATATCATGCACTTTCCAAAGGCAAGATGGGAGTCGTCGCCCCGATCTCTGCTGTGGTGACCGTTGCCCTACCTGTGGTGTACGGTTCTATCAATGAAGGTCTGCCTGCAGGATACCAGATAGCAGGATTTGTGTTAGCTATTGGTGCCATGTGGCTGATCAGCAATACAGGTGAGAAGGGAGAGATCAAAAAACAGGATGTGGTCTATCCGCTACTGGCAGGTGTCGGTTTTGGTATCTTTTACATATCAGTGGACCTTTTCAGCGAATCTGCGGTGTTCTGGCCCCTCACGATCGCAAAGGTCTCCTCTATCGTTATGATTCTGGGATTTGCCCTGCTGAGAAAGTCGGCAAGCTTACCCTCAAAAAGTGTTCTCCCAGTCATAATACTTGCAGGTATTTTTGATGCAAGTGGAAATCTTTTCTTTGCGCTGGCCTCACAGGTGGGTAGGCTCGATATTGCTACAGTGATGGCATCCCTGTACCCCGGAAGCACGGTCCTGCTCGCATGGATCATCCTGAAGGAACGCCTGTCCTCAATACAGTGGTTAGGAGTCGTGCTTGCTCTGGCAGCGATAGCGTTGATAGCCCTGTGA
- the hcp gene encoding hydroxylamine reductase — protein MYCYQCEETVNGQACTKAGACGKKPEVADLQDQLTYILKGIAYYNSKARENGITDEKVDQFIMNGLFSTITNVNFSAKDFQKYIREGLEIRDGVKRNLVTRNIDLGEPKDISFGDKIKATLGMSDPETRFEIPAAAIVTPEVLRTTNTGILATQNEDIRSLRELLTYGLKGLAAYAHHANVLGYSDDNIFAFTERALAATMDDTLSVDDLVGLVLECGEYGVKVMALLDEANTTTYGNPEPTEVYLGVRDNPGILISGHDLKDMEQLLKQTQGTGVDVYTHGEMLPANYYPAFKKYDHFVGNYGGSWWAQKSEFEKFNGPILMTTNCIVPPKESYIDRIYTTSIVGFDGVKHIDADENGAKDFSAIIEQAKKCKSPEQLEDGTLVGGFAHSAALSVADKIVEAVKGGKITRFVVMAGCDGRHKERDYYTKFAEALPESAVILTAGCAKYRYNKLDLGDIDGIPRVLDAGQCNDSYSLVVIAQKLAEVFGLDDINELPVSYNIAWYEQKAVLVLLALLYLGVKNITLGPTLPAFVSPNVLNVLVENFNIAPNTTVDEDLERLL, from the coding sequence ATGTATTGCTATCAATGTGAAGAAACTGTGAACGGCCAGGCATGCACCAAAGCAGGTGCCTGTGGAAAAAAACCTGAAGTTGCAGATCTGCAGGACCAGCTTACCTACATCCTGAAAGGTATCGCATACTACAATTCAAAGGCACGTGAGAACGGAATCACCGACGAGAAAGTGGATCAGTTCATCATGAACGGACTTTTCTCAACCATCACCAATGTGAACTTCAGCGCAAAGGACTTCCAGAAATACATAAGGGAAGGACTTGAAATAAGAGATGGCGTCAAGCGAAATCTTGTCACAAGGAACATCGACCTCGGAGAACCAAAGGACATCTCATTCGGTGATAAGATCAAGGCCACACTCGGTATGTCCGATCCGGAGACCAGATTTGAGATCCCTGCTGCTGCTATCGTCACACCTGAAGTTCTCAGGACAACCAACACCGGAATCCTTGCGACACAGAACGAAGATATCAGGTCATTGCGAGAACTACTCACCTACGGACTTAAAGGTCTTGCAGCCTATGCCCATCATGCAAACGTCCTGGGATACAGCGATGACAACATATTTGCATTCACAGAAAGAGCACTTGCTGCAACCATGGATGATACACTTTCAGTTGATGATCTTGTCGGACTGGTCCTGGAATGTGGGGAGTACGGTGTAAAGGTCATGGCTTTGCTGGACGAGGCAAACACTACCACCTACGGTAACCCTGAACCCACCGAGGTCTACCTTGGCGTCAGGGACAATCCGGGAATACTTATCAGTGGACATGATCTTAAGGACATGGAACAGCTGCTGAAGCAGACTCAGGGAACAGGTGTTGATGTTTACACCCACGGTGAAATGCTGCCTGCGAACTACTATCCGGCATTCAAGAAGTATGATCACTTCGTAGGAAACTATGGAGGCTCCTGGTGGGCACAGAAGAGCGAGTTCGAGAAGTTCAACGGTCCCATACTGATGACAACCAACTGCATCGTTCCACCAAAGGAAAGCTACATTGACAGGATATACACAACAAGCATTGTCGGGTTTGATGGTGTAAAACACATCGATGCTGACGAGAACGGTGCGAAGGACTTCTCTGCAATCATTGAGCAGGCAAAGAAGTGCAAGTCTCCGGAACAACTGGAAGATGGCACCCTTGTCGGTGGATTTGCCCACAGCGCAGCCCTTTCTGTTGCTGACAAGATCGTAGAAGCGGTAAAGGGCGGAAAGATCACACGCTTCGTGGTCATGGCAGGTTGTGACGGAAGACACAAGGAAAGGGACTACTACACCAAATTCGCAGAAGCTCTCCCTGAAAGTGCCGTCATCCTTACAGCAGGTTGTGCAAAATACCGCTACAACAAGCTTGACCTTGGAGATATCGACGGGATCCCAAGAGTCCTCGATGCAGGACAGTGTAATGACTCATACTCCCTTGTGGTCATCGCACAGAAGCTTGCAGAGGTCTTCGGACTTGACGACATCAATGAATTGCCTGTCTCATACAACATCGCATGGTATGAGCAAAAGGCTGTCCTTGTCTTGCTTGCACTGCTCTACCTCGGTGTTAAGAACATAACACTTGGCCCGACACTGCCGGCATTCGTTTCCCCGAACGTCCTTAATGTCCTTGTTGAAAACTTCAACATAGCACCCAATACAACCGTCGACGAGGATCTGGAAAGGCTGCTCTAA
- a CDS encoding radical SAM protein has protein sequence MRPETKAELIAVGSLDIEPSLLGKITVPTAGPGAGKTAFFFRSGNQRVRLALNKDSPLKAVADGDEIVIMRDGKEVARGQIEDELIHCPEQAYINMTEKCIFDCKFCPVPKLNGKVKTIEEVLGLIEEANATGKMKAISITSGVDESVEKEFERAMKVINAVKKYGVPIGVGVYPTADSNRRMKEAGVDEIKYNVETMDRELYGKVCPGQDMEEVLKALKEAVEIFGKNKVCSNFIIGLGETDEAVEKGIRELVSLGVVPILRPASKHPLREGEVFIERPSKERLLKLTRLLRKILDENGLRADLFKTMCLPCTGCDMNPHTDFCEDED, from the coding sequence ATGAGACCAGAAACCAAAGCCGAACTTATTGCCGTAGGCAGTCTAGACATCGAACCGTCCCTGCTGGGGAAGATCACAGTCCCGACCGCGGGCCCTGGAGCAGGAAAGACAGCATTTTTCTTCCGCTCAGGTAACCAGAGAGTCAGGCTTGCCCTGAATAAGGACTCACCTCTAAAAGCAGTTGCCGACGGAGATGAGATCGTAATAATGAGAGATGGTAAAGAGGTCGCAAGGGGACAGATCGAAGACGAACTGATCCACTGCCCTGAGCAGGCCTACATAAATATGACAGAGAAATGTATCTTTGACTGCAAGTTCTGTCCTGTTCCAAAGCTCAACGGCAAGGTCAAGACCATTGAAGAGGTCCTGGGGCTCATAGAGGAAGCAAATGCCACCGGTAAAATGAAAGCCATATCCATTACTTCCGGTGTGGACGAATCAGTGGAAAAGGAGTTTGAAAGGGCTATGAAGGTCATCAATGCCGTGAAGAAGTATGGTGTACCCATTGGTGTTGGAGTTTACCCTACAGCTGATTCCAACAGGCGGATGAAAGAGGCAGGCGTTGACGAGATCAAGTACAACGTTGAGACCATGGACCGGGAGCTCTATGGGAAAGTCTGTCCCGGACAGGATATGGAAGAGGTTTTGAAAGCCCTCAAGGAAGCTGTGGAGATATTTGGGAAAAACAAGGTTTGCTCCAACTTCATCATCGGACTTGGTGAAACAGATGAAGCCGTGGAGAAAGGTATCCGGGAACTGGTCTCCCTGGGAGTGGTACCAATACTCAGACCTGCAAGCAAGCATCCGTTGCGTGAAGGCGAGGTTTTCATTGAAAGGCCTTCAAAGGAAAGGCTGCTTAAGCTTACCCGGCTGCTTCGGAAGATATTGGATGAGAACGGACTACGTGCAGATTTGTTCAAAACCATGTGCCTGCCATGTACCGGTTGTGACATGAACCCTCACACCGATTTCTGTGAGGACGAGGACTGA
- a CDS encoding restriction endonuclease, translating to MRDKANWSLDQLLETDPYDLENLIASLFRKMGYKADVTSRSKDGGVDVDISLEHFGLSHRWLVQVKRYLNPVGVKEVREYSSLRYRERVDGVIIVTTSTFTEDAYREAAEHNVKLIEGQLLVSMLNHYCGDAPRVLSGGVEKKTTTSAGVVLKTGESVHLREAVIVDNKRLILVITNRNIYFEQNSGGMFSKKQEISRRIEVKDLVGFSRSGKDILLVTGKKRFEFIRVRPKDMSGVLNVLEQLRTDYMRGESLLRLEQVKNDLIILTNRRLASISSGEKEGMELKLKDIVGLEVTGSGMFSRQKLVISEVRQGAKKHTFEVSDAREWKNEIDRAVRSA from the coding sequence ATGAGAGATAAGGCTAACTGGTCCCTGGACCAGCTTCTTGAGACCGATCCCTATGATCTTGAGAACCTCATAGCTTCTCTTTTTCGCAAAATGGGTTATAAGGCAGATGTAACTTCACGCTCAAAGGACGGCGGAGTGGATGTGGATATAAGCCTTGAGCATTTTGGTCTTTCACACCGCTGGCTTGTCCAGGTAAAACGCTATCTCAATCCCGTAGGCGTAAAAGAGGTAAGGGAATACAGCAGCCTGCGATACCGGGAGAGGGTCGATGGTGTTATAATTGTTACAACTTCCACTTTCACTGAAGATGCATACCGGGAAGCTGCAGAACATAATGTAAAACTCATCGAGGGACAGCTGCTTGTTTCGATGCTCAATCATTATTGTGGTGATGCTCCACGCGTCCTTTCAGGTGGAGTCGAAAAGAAAACCACGACCTCAGCAGGGGTGGTTCTCAAGACCGGTGAATCTGTTCATCTCAGGGAAGCTGTAATTGTTGACAATAAGCGCCTGATCCTTGTAATTACAAACAGGAACATCTACTTCGAACAGAACTCAGGTGGTATGTTCTCTAAAAAGCAGGAGATCTCACGTCGCATAGAGGTAAAAGACCTTGTTGGTTTTTCACGTTCAGGGAAGGATATCCTTCTGGTGACTGGCAAGAAGAGGTTCGAGTTTATCCGGGTCCGTCCGAAGGATATGTCCGGGGTCCTGAATGTCCTTGAACAGCTGAGGACCGATTATATGAGGGGTGAATCACTTCTCAGGCTGGAGCAGGTAAAGAACGACCTGATCATTCTGACCAACCGCAGGCTTGCTAGCATTTCATCAGGGGAGAAAGAGGGAATGGAGCTCAAGCTAAAGGATATCGTTGGTTTGGAAGTAACGGGTTCGGGGATGTTCAGCAGGCAAAAGCTTGTTATCTCCGAGGTACGACAGGGTGCAAAAAAGCATACATTTGAAGTAAGCGATGCCAGGGAATGGAAAAATGAGATAGACCGGGCTGTGCGTTCAGCCTGA
- the trxA gene encoding thioredoxin: MDDLEKIRQQRLEQIKSNLESRSFPDSPLHATDSNFDELVSKYPVVVIDCWAEWCGPCRKLVPVIDALAREMQGKIVFAKLNTDENQMTARNFNITAIPTLLVFSNGKPAGQIVGALQKEQLAERLNKFI; the protein is encoded by the coding sequence ATGGATGATTTAGAAAAGATCAGGCAACAACGATTGGAACAGATCAAAAGCAACCTTGAGTCAAGGTCATTCCCGGACAGCCCCTTACATGCTACAGATTCAAACTTTGATGAGCTTGTATCAAAATACCCTGTGGTTGTCATCGATTGCTGGGCAGAATGGTGCGGACCCTGCAGGAAACTGGTACCTGTGATCGATGCTCTTGCAAGGGAAATGCAGGGGAAGATCGTTTTTGCCAAACTGAACACTGATGAGAACCAGATGACTGCAAGGAATTTCAACATCACGGCCATCCCAACCCTCCTGGTATTCAGTAACGGAAAGCCGGCCGGACAGATAGTAGGTGCTCTCCAGAAAGAACAGCTTGCTGAAAGACTGAACAAATTTATCTGA